The following are encoded together in the Jaculus jaculus isolate mJacJac1 chromosome 3, mJacJac1.mat.Y.cur, whole genome shotgun sequence genome:
- the Lins1 gene encoding protein Lines homolog 1 isoform X6: MAAKCLALLLYFQLREKMTLSNSWIAFCHKHLSDNSESDEAIHCLWIVSAVMKEILKDACSQTPELVRQLVTPLDTTFEAFCNFLFSQQFEACRDLSKRINSVMCYLELLELLIASRICLKLCFRSQRILFLKPFILDFLTWPMQAFVKRKLIMFLKKCLLCKVGEDLCRGCVLASVSPDPLLDGDMLALANAVLHAVQLGLLGSFSVHRKPSYFGGDEVCQPGCRPNSGPDHVILRAASLVTLKSLEISFQNCISANEMKVNLKKFMSEVLAFLKPQLQPTLQGHNPCEWLSRVFIEQDDDMLEAANACLSIYLKLTREWEATGNLTGEKETWICHTHENGYNPHCIFLFFLKNVAFDSTVLLDFLISSETCFLEYFVRYLKFLQKDWDHFFTICKFFDAAESQHGVSVCGRDSSVVQDRTTNQTAPERLTAAGCHRSAGVPVAWTSHDPSEALNQVVMSRETHTVRNVSLPSLQALQSLVDYESSEESESEPMDQCLANCPPASLHQEATEEMQNPPGTSRAKEELSQEPLPRPLDPKASNTLSVDCGAISEVGICDKTVKCFQELHSAIYRLQKRNLFPYNPAALLKLLKQVEAINNKV; encoded by the exons ATGGCTGCAAAGTGCCTTGCATTGCTTCTTTACTTCCAGCTAAGAGAAAAG ATGACATTAAGTAATTCTTGGATTGCTTTTTGCCATAAACATCTTTCTGACAACTCAGAGAGTGACGAAGCCATCCATTGCCTCTGGATTGTCTCAGCTGTGATGAAAGAAATCCTTAAAGATGCATGTTCACAAACACCAG AACTTGTAAGGCAACTTGTGACTCCCTTGGACACTACTTTTGAAGCATTCTGCAACTTCTTATTTTCTCAGCAATTTGAAGCCTGCCGGGATCTTTCTAAAAGAATAAACAGCGTGATGTGCTACCTGGAATTACTTGAGCTTCTCATAGCCTCCAGAATCTGCCTGAAGTTGTGTTTTAGGAgccaaaggattttatttttgaaaccttTTATTCTAGATTTTCTCACTTGGCCTATGCAGGCTTTTGTTAAAAGGAAGTTGATTATGTTCCTCAAAAAATGCCTTCTCTGTAAAGTTGGTGAAGACCTGTGTCGTGGATGTGTGTtggcctcagtgtccccagacccTCTTCTGGATGGGGACATGTTGGCTTTAGCAAATGCAGTTTTGCATGCTGTGCAGCTGGGGTTGTTGGGGTcattttctgttcacagaaaGCCTTCCTACTTTGGAGGTGATGAAGTTTGTCAGCCTGGATGTAGACCTAATTCTGGTCCTGATCATGTGATCCTTCGAGCAGCCAGCTTAGTTACATTGAAATCCTTAGAAATCTCGTTCCAAAACTGTATCTCAGCAAATGAAATGAAAG TTAACTTGAAGAAGTTCATGTCTGAGGTACTGGCCTTCTTAAAGCCTCAGCTTCAGCCCACTCTGCAAGGACACAACCCATGTGAATGGCTGTCCAGGGTCTTCATAGAACAGGATGATGACATGCTGGAGGCGGCCAACGCATGCCTGAGCATCTACCTCAAATTGACCAG AGAATGGGAAGCTACTGGAAATTTGAccggagaaaaagaaacatggatctgtcacacacatgaaaatggcTATAATCCTCACTGCATTTTCTTATTCTTCTTAAAAAATGTAGCCTTTGATTCTACAGTTCTTCTTGACTTTTTGATTTCATCAGAAACCTGTTTTCTTGAGTATTTTGTCCGATATTTAAAATTTCTGCAAAAAGACTGGGATCATTTTTTCACCATCTGCAAGTTCTTTGATGCAGCTGAATCCCAACATGGAGTAAGTGTGTGTGGCCGTGACTCCTCAGTGGTCCAAGACAGGACTACCAACCAAACAGCACCTGAGCGTTTAACTGCTGCTGGTTGTCACAGAAGTGCTGGTGTACCGGTTGCCTGGACTTCTCATGACCCTTCTGAAGCCCTGAACCAGGTTGTGATGTCTAGGGAGACCCACACTGTGAGAAACGTTAGCCTGCCTTCCCTACAGGCTCTGCAAAGCCTGGTGGACTATGAGAGCTCTGAAGAGTCTGAGTCAGAACCCATGGACCAGTGTTTAGCAAACTGCCCACCAGCATCTTTACACCAGGAAGCAACTGAGGAAATGCAAAACCCACCTGGGACAAGTAGGGCTAAAGAAGAACTTAGCCAAGAGCCTCTGCCAAGACCTCTGGACCCTAAAGCATCTAATACCCTCTCTGTTGATTGTGGTGCTATCTCGGAAGTGGGAATATGTGACAAAACAGTAAAATGCTTTCAAGAGCTACACAGTGCCATTTACCGTTTGCAGAAGCGAAATCTCTTCCCATATAATCCAGCAGCACTCTTGAAATTGTTAAAACAGGTAGaagcaataaataataaagtgtgA
- the Lins1 gene encoding protein Lines homolog 1 isoform X7 — MKEILKDACSQTPELVRQLVTPLDTTFEAFCNFLFSQQFEACRDLSKRINSVMCYLELLELLIASRICLKLCFRSQRILFLKPFILDFLTWPMQAFVKRKLIMFLKKCLLCKVGEDLCRGCVLASVSPDPLLDGDMLALANAVLHAVQLGLLGSFSVHRKPSYFGGDEVCQPGCRPNSGPDHVILRAASLVTLKSLEISFQNCISANEMKVNLKKFMSEVLAFLKPQLQPTLQGHNPCEWLSRVFIEQDDDMLEAANACLSIYLKLTREWEATGNLTGEKETWICHTHENGYNPHCIFLFFLKNVAFDSTVLLDFLISSETCFLEYFVRYLKFLQKDWDHFFTICKFFDAAESQHGVSVCGRDSSVVQDRTTNQTAPERLTAAGCHRSAGVPVAWTSHDPSEALNQVVMSRETHTVRNVSLPSLQALQSLVDYESSEESESEPMDQCLANCPPASLHQEATEEMQNPPGTSRAKEELSQEPLPRPLDPKASNTLSVDCGAISEVGICDKTVKCFQELHSAIYRLQKRNLFPYNPAALLKLLKQVEAINNKV; from the exons ATGAAAGAAATCCTTAAAGATGCATGTTCACAAACACCAG AACTTGTAAGGCAACTTGTGACTCCCTTGGACACTACTTTTGAAGCATTCTGCAACTTCTTATTTTCTCAGCAATTTGAAGCCTGCCGGGATCTTTCTAAAAGAATAAACAGCGTGATGTGCTACCTGGAATTACTTGAGCTTCTCATAGCCTCCAGAATCTGCCTGAAGTTGTGTTTTAGGAgccaaaggattttatttttgaaaccttTTATTCTAGATTTTCTCACTTGGCCTATGCAGGCTTTTGTTAAAAGGAAGTTGATTATGTTCCTCAAAAAATGCCTTCTCTGTAAAGTTGGTGAAGACCTGTGTCGTGGATGTGTGTtggcctcagtgtccccagacccTCTTCTGGATGGGGACATGTTGGCTTTAGCAAATGCAGTTTTGCATGCTGTGCAGCTGGGGTTGTTGGGGTcattttctgttcacagaaaGCCTTCCTACTTTGGAGGTGATGAAGTTTGTCAGCCTGGATGTAGACCTAATTCTGGTCCTGATCATGTGATCCTTCGAGCAGCCAGCTTAGTTACATTGAAATCCTTAGAAATCTCGTTCCAAAACTGTATCTCAGCAAATGAAATGAAAG TTAACTTGAAGAAGTTCATGTCTGAGGTACTGGCCTTCTTAAAGCCTCAGCTTCAGCCCACTCTGCAAGGACACAACCCATGTGAATGGCTGTCCAGGGTCTTCATAGAACAGGATGATGACATGCTGGAGGCGGCCAACGCATGCCTGAGCATCTACCTCAAATTGACCAG AGAATGGGAAGCTACTGGAAATTTGAccggagaaaaagaaacatggatctgtcacacacatgaaaatggcTATAATCCTCACTGCATTTTCTTATTCTTCTTAAAAAATGTAGCCTTTGATTCTACAGTTCTTCTTGACTTTTTGATTTCATCAGAAACCTGTTTTCTTGAGTATTTTGTCCGATATTTAAAATTTCTGCAAAAAGACTGGGATCATTTTTTCACCATCTGCAAGTTCTTTGATGCAGCTGAATCCCAACATGGAGTAAGTGTGTGTGGCCGTGACTCCTCAGTGGTCCAAGACAGGACTACCAACCAAACAGCACCTGAGCGTTTAACTGCTGCTGGTTGTCACAGAAGTGCTGGTGTACCGGTTGCCTGGACTTCTCATGACCCTTCTGAAGCCCTGAACCAGGTTGTGATGTCTAGGGAGACCCACACTGTGAGAAACGTTAGCCTGCCTTCCCTACAGGCTCTGCAAAGCCTGGTGGACTATGAGAGCTCTGAAGAGTCTGAGTCAGAACCCATGGACCAGTGTTTAGCAAACTGCCCACCAGCATCTTTACACCAGGAAGCAACTGAGGAAATGCAAAACCCACCTGGGACAAGTAGGGCTAAAGAAGAACTTAGCCAAGAGCCTCTGCCAAGACCTCTGGACCCTAAAGCATCTAATACCCTCTCTGTTGATTGTGGTGCTATCTCGGAAGTGGGAATATGTGACAAAACAGTAAAATGCTTTCAAGAGCTACACAGTGCCATTTACCGTTTGCAGAAGCGAAATCTCTTCCCATATAATCCAGCAGCACTCTTGAAATTGTTAAAACAGGTAGaagcaataaataataaagtgtgA
- the Lins1 gene encoding protein Lines homolog 1 isoform X4 — protein sequence MFEGVQSQHGPSSGMVTAFPDTQGCVKKHPQRSSAKEVTLLQLTVIRVMITKGLSSETEAHAKEKYRHIMKILLQSAEIDSKLICLFQNADKLLSHMAAKCLALLLYFQLREKMTLSNSWIAFCHKHLSDNSESDEAIHCLWIVSAVMKEILKDACSQTPELVRQLVTPLDTTFEAFCNFLFSQQFEACRDLSKRINSVMCYLELLELLIASRICLKLCFRSQRILFLKPFILDFLTWPMQAFVKRKLIMFLKKCLLCKVGEDLCRGCVLASVSPDPLLDGDMLALANAVLHAVQLGLLGSFSVHRKPSYFGGDEVCQPGCRPNSGPDHVILRAASLVTLKSLEISFQNCISANEMKVNLKKFMSEVLAFLKPQLQPTLQGHNPCEWLSRVFIEQDDDMLEAANACLSIYLKLTREWEATGNLTGEKETWICHTHENGYNPHCIFLFFLKNVAFDSTVLLDFLISSETCFLEYFVRYLKFLQKDWDHFFTICKFFDAAESQHGVSVCGRDSSVVQDRTTNQTAPERLTAAGCHRSAGVPVAWTSHDPSEALNQVVMSRETHTVRNVSLPSLQALQSLVDYESSEESESEPMDQCLANCPPASLHQEATEEMQNPPGTSRAKEELSQEPLPRPLDPKASNTLSVDCGAISEVGICDKTVKCFQELHSAIYRLQKRNLFPYNPAALLKLLKQVEAINNKV from the exons ATGTTTGAGGGTGTGCAGAGCCAGCATGGGCCATCCTCTGGTATGGTGACTGCCTTTCCTGACACACAGGGGTGTGTGAAGAAACATCCCCAAAGGAGCAGTGCCAAAGAGGTGACACTCCTTCAGTTAACTGTAATCAGAGTGATGATCACCAAAGGACTGTCTTCAGAAACTGAGGCCCATGCAAAGGAGAAATACAGACATATAATGAAAATTCTTTTACAGTCAGCTGAAATCGATTCTAAACTA ATTTGCCTATTCCAGAATGCAGATAAACTCTTGTCTCACATGGCTGCAAAGTGCCTTGCATTGCTTCTTTACTTCCAGCTAAGAGAAAAG ATGACATTAAGTAATTCTTGGATTGCTTTTTGCCATAAACATCTTTCTGACAACTCAGAGAGTGACGAAGCCATCCATTGCCTCTGGATTGTCTCAGCTGTGATGAAAGAAATCCTTAAAGATGCATGTTCACAAACACCAG AACTTGTAAGGCAACTTGTGACTCCCTTGGACACTACTTTTGAAGCATTCTGCAACTTCTTATTTTCTCAGCAATTTGAAGCCTGCCGGGATCTTTCTAAAAGAATAAACAGCGTGATGTGCTACCTGGAATTACTTGAGCTTCTCATAGCCTCCAGAATCTGCCTGAAGTTGTGTTTTAGGAgccaaaggattttatttttgaaaccttTTATTCTAGATTTTCTCACTTGGCCTATGCAGGCTTTTGTTAAAAGGAAGTTGATTATGTTCCTCAAAAAATGCCTTCTCTGTAAAGTTGGTGAAGACCTGTGTCGTGGATGTGTGTtggcctcagtgtccccagacccTCTTCTGGATGGGGACATGTTGGCTTTAGCAAATGCAGTTTTGCATGCTGTGCAGCTGGGGTTGTTGGGGTcattttctgttcacagaaaGCCTTCCTACTTTGGAGGTGATGAAGTTTGTCAGCCTGGATGTAGACCTAATTCTGGTCCTGATCATGTGATCCTTCGAGCAGCCAGCTTAGTTACATTGAAATCCTTAGAAATCTCGTTCCAAAACTGTATCTCAGCAAATGAAATGAAAG TTAACTTGAAGAAGTTCATGTCTGAGGTACTGGCCTTCTTAAAGCCTCAGCTTCAGCCCACTCTGCAAGGACACAACCCATGTGAATGGCTGTCCAGGGTCTTCATAGAACAGGATGATGACATGCTGGAGGCGGCCAACGCATGCCTGAGCATCTACCTCAAATTGACCAG AGAATGGGAAGCTACTGGAAATTTGAccggagaaaaagaaacatggatctgtcacacacatgaaaatggcTATAATCCTCACTGCATTTTCTTATTCTTCTTAAAAAATGTAGCCTTTGATTCTACAGTTCTTCTTGACTTTTTGATTTCATCAGAAACCTGTTTTCTTGAGTATTTTGTCCGATATTTAAAATTTCTGCAAAAAGACTGGGATCATTTTTTCACCATCTGCAAGTTCTTTGATGCAGCTGAATCCCAACATGGAGTAAGTGTGTGTGGCCGTGACTCCTCAGTGGTCCAAGACAGGACTACCAACCAAACAGCACCTGAGCGTTTAACTGCTGCTGGTTGTCACAGAAGTGCTGGTGTACCGGTTGCCTGGACTTCTCATGACCCTTCTGAAGCCCTGAACCAGGTTGTGATGTCTAGGGAGACCCACACTGTGAGAAACGTTAGCCTGCCTTCCCTACAGGCTCTGCAAAGCCTGGTGGACTATGAGAGCTCTGAAGAGTCTGAGTCAGAACCCATGGACCAGTGTTTAGCAAACTGCCCACCAGCATCTTTACACCAGGAAGCAACTGAGGAAATGCAAAACCCACCTGGGACAAGTAGGGCTAAAGAAGAACTTAGCCAAGAGCCTCTGCCAAGACCTCTGGACCCTAAAGCATCTAATACCCTCTCTGTTGATTGTGGTGCTATCTCGGAAGTGGGAATATGTGACAAAACAGTAAAATGCTTTCAAGAGCTACACAGTGCCATTTACCGTTTGCAGAAGCGAAATCTCTTCCCATATAATCCAGCAGCACTCTTGAAATTGTTAAAACAGGTAGaagcaataaataataaagtgtgA